The DNA region TAAACAAAATGGTTCCTTAAAGCAGGTAATTAGTGCTTTAGAAACCTTAAATATTGAATATGCTATCTTTGATGATGTAGAAGAAAATCCTTCTCTTGAAACTATAGAAATAGCTGCTTCCCTTGGAAAGAAATTAGAAGTTGATTTTATAATAGGCATTGGAGGCGGATCTCCACTAGATGCATCTAAAGCAGTGGCATTATTTATTAAAAATCCACAGATAAATAAAAATAATGTATTTACAAGTGAAAAACTCCAAAGTATTCCTGTGGTAGCAGTGCCTACAACTTCTGGAACTGGCTCTGAAGTTACACCATACAGTATAGTTACAGTCCACAATGAGAAAACTAAGAAGAATTTAGGACAGAGTATTTTCCCAGCTATTGCTTACGTGGACAGCAGTTATACTGATAACGCGCCTTACGCTATTACTGTTAACACTTCAGTAGATGCATTTACTCATCTTGTTGAAAGTTATTTAAATAGGAATGCTACTATCCTATCTGACACATATGCTGAAAAAGGATTTGAGATATTTAAATTCTGTTTTGAAAGCTTGATAAAAAAAGAACTTACTGAAGAGTTTAGAGAAAAAGTAATGTTTGCTTCCTTACTTGGAGGAATAGCTATAGCCCAAAGTGGAACATCACTACCTCATGGTATGGGGTATGCCCTTACTTATTATAAGAACCTTCCTCACGGTTTAGCTAATGGAGTTCTTACTGTAGAATACTTAAAGAGCTTTAAAAATAAGGATAAAATAATAAAAATGCTGAATATATTAGGGATAGGGGACTTAGAAGATTTGAAAGGTATATTCAATAGTTTATTTCAGGTTGATATAAAACTTTCTCCTCAGGATGTAACTGAATATGCTTCTAATTTTGCACAAAACAAAAGTAAGCTAAAAAATCATCCAGAAGAAGTAAGTATTAAAGTCATAGAAGATATATATAGAAATAGCTTATAAGTAAGGATTAACCCTTAAAATAGGAACACTTATACATTTTTATCCTTTAAGTGAAGATATTATCTTATTTGAAATTTAGGATACTGATAATTATTGTGTTTAAGAAAATATATGACTATTATAGAATAAAACCTATGGGCAGCCATAGGTTTTATTCTATAATAGTCATAATCTCATCTATTGGTTTTCTAGCAGGACTTGTAAGCTCAGATTCTTCGGGAACCCCTAAGGGAGTAATAGCAGCAAGATAATAGCCTTCTTTTTCAAATCCTATAAATTTGCTCAATTCTTTACTTGCAAAATTTGCGCTTGTCATCCAGCAGGTTCCATAGCCCATATTGGCAGCAGCAAGCATAAGGTTTTGAGTTGCGGCTCCAATATTTTGTATTCCTGGAGATGGTCTAAGTAGCTGATGGATCTCCTCATTAGATGCTCCTTTAGCTTTGAGAATTTCAAGTCCTGTGGCAGGGTATGGCCCTGCGAATATTAATATAGCTACGGGTGCATTTTTAAATACGGTTGTATATTTTAAATATTTAAGGAATTCTTTTTTTAACTCCTCATCATTTATGGAGTCTACCATTTCATATGCCTTATTTTCAATAGTCAAAGCCATGCCATCAATTTTTTCTTTGTTTTTAACTATAATAAAGTGCCAATTTTGTAGATTTTTACCCGATGGAGCATATGTAGCCGCCTTAATTATATCTCTTATATGATCTAAGGGGACATCTTCATTTTTAAATTTTCTAACACTATGTCTTTTATAGATAAAATCGAGATTATTCATTTTGTACCTCCTTAAATTATTTTTTTCCTATTATTACTAGTATATCATAAATACATTTGTACAAACATTTTAAAGCAAGAAAAAATTTTTACATATATAATTTACTATTGTAAACATAAAAGGTGTATAAGAAAAAAATTCCATAAATTTTATATTTTTTCCATAAAAATATTGAAAAGCAATTTTTTTGGTAGTAAAATAATTATATCTTAATTTAGAAAGTGGTGTTGGCAATGAAACTAGTCACCTTTGATCCTTTTAAAACCATAGGAATGCCAAATATAACTTATATTAAACCAGAATATATTTTTAAAGAAATAGAGAAAGTAAAAGAAGCAGATTGCATATTGTTTCCAGAATATTGGCAGATAAATTCTTTAGTCTATGGACTTAAAAAGAAGATATTTCCTAATATCAACACTTACCAATTAGGACATAATAAAGTTGAAACTACTAGGGTATTATTGGCCACATTTCCACAAAATGTACCTTATACTAAAATATTGAGTAAATATGATGTAAATATTGAAACAATTGAAGAAGAGTTCGGATATCCCTTAGTAGCTAAGGAAATAAAAAGCTCTATGGGGATGGGAGTTTTTCTTATAGAAAACAGGCAGGAACTAAAAAGTTATGTAGAGAATAATGAGGTTTTATATATTCAAGAAAAACTTCCTATATATAAGGATTTAAGAATAGTATATGTAGGCAATAAGGTAATAGGATCCTATTGGAGAATAGCTGGTGAAGGTCAGTTCCACAACAATATTGCAAAAGGAGCCAATTATGATTACAATAATATTCCTTTAGAAGCCATTGAGTTAGTCGAAAAGGTTGCTGCTACATTAGGTATAAATCATGCAGGATTTGATATAGCTGTAGTTGATAATAATTATTATATACTAGAATATAATGTAATGTTTGGAAATGAAGGACTAAGAAATATGGGAATTGAAGTAGAAAAATATATTTACGAGTATATTTTGTCAAGTCCTGATTTTAATCCAAACAATCCTAATAACCCTAATAGTCCTATATATCCTAAAGCTTCATAAAAAATATTTAACAAAATGTCAGTGTTATTATTCTACAAAGGACTTAATGTTAAGGCTAATAAGATTTTCAAAATCTTATTAGTTTTTTTATTTGTGGGGTTCAAATTGACAAAGAAAATAAATAGCATTATATTTAATACAAGCAAATATTTACAATATATACAGTCCATAAGAGATTGATATTACAAGCAGAAAACAATAAACGAGGTGAAAATTATTATAGGATATAAATATGATAAAGAAACAATAGAAAAGAAACGTGCTTATATTTTTAATGAATTAATTAAAGCATCAGTAAATATAAAAACTGGGATCATTAAAGATATATCAATTTCTGATTTAAAGATACTATTTGAACTTTATGACAGCATATTTTTAAGCAATTGGTTTAAAGATACATTTAAAGGTTCTTTTAAATTTTCACTTTCTAAGCGCATGACTAAAAGTGCAGGACTTACTCTTTGTCCTAAAAATATAAATGTATTAAATCCAGAAAATATTGTTATAGAATTCCGTATTGGAGTGAATTTCTTTTTTCAATATGATCTTATAGATAGAACTAAGATAGTATGCGGTATAGAAACTAACAACGGTCTTGAAGCACTACAATTAGTTTTAGAACATGAAATTTGTCACGCTATAGAATATTTATATTTTTATAAATCTAGTTGTAGAGGGGATAGGTTTAAGACAATTGCAAACAATCTCTTTGGACACACTAATAGTTATCACCAACTTCCAACGAATAAGGAATTAGCTATGAAAAAATTTGACCTAAGCATTGGCGATAAAATATCGTTTATTTTTAAAGGTAAGAAATTAAAAGGTATTATTTATAGAATAAATAAACGGGCAACGATCATGGTACAAGATAAAAATGGACAATATGTTGATAAACAAGGGGATAGATATGTAAAGTATTATGTAGATTTAAATAGAATAGTAAAGTAGGTAAGCTTCTAAATATCAAGAGATCAATTTATTGAAAGAAATATTAGAACTATTTTTACTGTTTCTTTATATTAATATAAAAACCAGAAAGGAGTAGAGATAATATCCTTCTGGCTTAGAGTTAATAAAGTGTTAAGCTATAATTTCTTCATCCTCATACTCATCATCCGTATCTGTAGGTAGTATTATATTTAGTATAATTCCAACAATAGCAGCAAGAGCCATTCCTACAAGTTTAATTTCAGTATATCCAATTTTTATTGGGATTACAGCTCCTCCTAAACCGAAAACTAGGATAACTGCAATGATAATCATATTTCTAGATTTTGAAAAGTCTACTTTATTATCTACAAGTGTTCTAGCTCCTATAGAAGCTATCATTCCAAATAAAATGATTACTGCTCCACCAATTACCGGCCTAGGTATAGTGCTTGTAAAAGCATTTAATTTAGGAATTAAACCTATTAATATTGTCATAACCGCAGCTACTCTCATAACCTTTGGGTCCCATACTTTTGTAAGTGCTAAAACTCCTGTATTTTGAGAGTAAGTTGTGTTAGCAGGTCCTCCAAAACATGCTGATACTGATGTAGCTAAACCATCTCCAATAAGAGTTCTTGTTAGCCCAGGGTTTCTGGCAAAATCTTTTTTTACTACTCCACTCATTGCCAATACATCGCCTATATGTTCTACAACTGTAGTAAGAGCTATTGGGGCCACAATCATGGTTGAGGCAAAGCTAAACTTAGGTAATGCAAAGTTTGGAACTCCAATCCAAGCAGCTTGTGTTATAGGAGAAAAATCTATCCTTCTTAAAATAACTGCCAATAAATAGCCTGCTGTAAGTCCAATAATAACGGGTACAATTTTTAGAAATCCCTTGCTAAACATTGCTATTCCAATAATAACAGCTAATGTTACCATTGATAATAGCCAATCTTGAGATGCCATTGCGATAGCATTAGGTGCGAGAGTCATACTAATTACAATTATAATAGGGCCGTTAACGATTGGTGGAAAATATCTCAATATTTTTTCAGATCCATAAATAGATATAAGCCATGCGAAAATCATATAAATAATTCCAGCTACAACAATTCCGCCACGGGCATAATCAAGACCATACAGGTCTCCAGCTAAGATAATTGGGGCAATGAATGAAAAGGACGAACCTAAATATGCAGGTACCTTACCTTGGGTAATAAAATGAAAGATTAATGTTCCTATACCTGACATAACAAGTGCGACACCTATGTCAAGACCAGTTAATATTGGAACCAATACAGTTGAAGCGAATAGTGTGAATACATGTTGGATACCAAGAGTGATGCCCTTGAGTGGTCCAAGAGTACTTATGTCTTCTATTGGAGCATCGCTTAGTTTTCTTACTTTACTCATTGCTTTTCCCCCTTT from Alkaliphilus flagellatus includes:
- a CDS encoding iron-containing alcohol dehydrogenase family protein — protein: MKFNYFMPTEIYFGRGAIENNKDAMIKLGSKALIVTGKSSSKQNGSLKQVISALETLNIEYAIFDDVEENPSLETIEIAASLGKKLEVDFIIGIGGGSPLDASKAVALFIKNPQINKNNVFTSEKLQSIPVVAVPTTSGTGSEVTPYSIVTVHNEKTKKNLGQSIFPAIAYVDSSYTDNAPYAITVNTSVDAFTHLVESYLNRNATILSDTYAEKGFEIFKFCFESLIKKELTEEFREKVMFASLLGGIAIAQSGTSLPHGMGYALTYYKNLPHGLANGVLTVEYLKSFKNKDKIIKMLNILGIGDLEDLKGIFNSLFQVDIKLSPQDVTEYASNFAQNKSKLKNHPEEVSIKVIEDIYRNSL
- a CDS encoding nitroreductase family protein; this translates as MNNLDFIYKRHSVRKFKNEDVPLDHIRDIIKAATYAPSGKNLQNWHFIIVKNKEKIDGMALTIENKAYEMVDSINDEELKKEFLKYLKYTTVFKNAPVAILIFAGPYPATGLEILKAKGASNEEIHQLLRPSPGIQNIGAATQNLMLAAANMGYGTCWMTSANFASKELSKFIGFEKEGYYLAAITPLGVPEESELTSPARKPIDEIMTIIE
- a CDS encoding ATP-grasp domain-containing protein produces the protein MKLVTFDPFKTIGMPNITYIKPEYIFKEIEKVKEADCILFPEYWQINSLVYGLKKKIFPNINTYQLGHNKVETTRVLLATFPQNVPYTKILSKYDVNIETIEEEFGYPLVAKEIKSSMGMGVFLIENRQELKSYVENNEVLYIQEKLPIYKDLRIVYVGNKVIGSYWRIAGEGQFHNNIAKGANYDYNNIPLEAIELVEKVAATLGINHAGFDIAVVDNNYYILEYNVMFGNEGLRNMGIEVEKYIYEYILSSPDFNPNNPNNPNSPIYPKAS
- a CDS encoding SprT-like domain-containing protein, which encodes MKIIIGYKYDKETIEKKRAYIFNELIKASVNIKTGIIKDISISDLKILFELYDSIFLSNWFKDTFKGSFKFSLSKRMTKSAGLTLCPKNINVLNPENIVIEFRIGVNFFFQYDLIDRTKIVCGIETNNGLEALQLVLEHEICHAIEYLYFYKSSCRGDRFKTIANNLFGHTNSYHQLPTNKELAMKKFDLSIGDKISFIFKGKKLKGIIYRINKRATIMVQDKNGQYVDKQGDRYVKYYVDLNRIVK
- a CDS encoding uracil-xanthine permease family protein, whose protein sequence is MSKVRKLSDAPIEDISTLGPLKGITLGIQHVFTLFASTVLVPILTGLDIGVALVMSGIGTLIFHFITQGKVPAYLGSSFSFIAPIILAGDLYGLDYARGGIVVAGIIYMIFAWLISIYGSEKILRYFPPIVNGPIIIVISMTLAPNAIAMASQDWLLSMVTLAVIIGIAMFSKGFLKIVPVIIGLTAGYLLAVILRRIDFSPITQAAWIGVPNFALPKFSFASTMIVAPIALTTVVEHIGDVLAMSGVVKKDFARNPGLTRTLIGDGLATSVSACFGGPANTTYSQNTGVLALTKVWDPKVMRVAAVMTILIGLIPKLNAFTSTIPRPVIGGAVIILFGMIASIGARTLVDNKVDFSKSRNMIIIAVILVFGLGGAVIPIKIGYTEIKLVGMALAAIVGIILNIILPTDTDDEYEDEEIIA